The following are encoded together in the Halopiger aswanensis genome:
- a CDS encoding tubulin/FtsZ family protein, which produces MKVALIGVGQAGGKVTERLARFDADMGFEAVQGALAVNSAKPDLQSLEFVDTQLIGADRVNGHGVGGDNELGTEIMQSDIQQVLNGLDGRVTSRADAIFVVAGLGGGTGSGGAPVLVHNLQQIYDIPVYALGILPGQNEGSLYQANAGRSLKTIAREADATLLIDNDSWHEQGESVEGAFDRINDKIAQRVGLLFASGEAVEGVGESVVDSSEVINTLRAGGIATLGYASEVASEDSADNIRTVMTVARQALLTGTSLPNATTADSALLVIAGKPEAIPRKGVEKARSWLEDETGSMQVRGGDFPLESDRLGALVLLGGAERSERLERFMERAREAKEAEERDTDPAEELTDERLENLF; this is translated from the coding sequence ATGAAGGTAGCCCTGATCGGAGTCGGTCAGGCCGGTGGGAAGGTCACCGAACGGCTCGCCCGGTTCGACGCGGACATGGGTTTCGAGGCCGTTCAAGGTGCACTGGCCGTCAACTCCGCGAAACCCGACCTCCAGTCCCTCGAGTTCGTCGACACGCAACTGATCGGTGCCGACCGCGTCAACGGCCACGGCGTCGGCGGCGACAACGAACTCGGCACCGAGATCATGCAGTCGGACATCCAGCAGGTGCTGAACGGGCTTGACGGCCGCGTCACTTCGCGAGCCGACGCCATCTTCGTCGTCGCCGGCCTCGGCGGCGGCACGGGCAGCGGCGGTGCGCCCGTGCTGGTTCACAACCTCCAGCAGATCTACGACATCCCCGTCTACGCGCTCGGAATTCTGCCCGGCCAGAACGAAGGCTCGCTCTACCAGGCCAACGCCGGTCGCTCGCTGAAGACGATCGCGCGGGAAGCCGACGCAACCCTGCTGATCGACAACGACTCCTGGCACGAGCAGGGCGAGAGCGTCGAAGGCGCGTTCGACCGGATCAACGACAAGATCGCCCAGCGGGTCGGCCTGCTCTTTGCCTCCGGCGAGGCCGTCGAGGGCGTCGGGGAGAGCGTCGTCGACTCGAGCGAGGTCATCAACACGCTCCGCGCGGGCGGCATCGCCACACTGGGTTACGCCAGCGAGGTTGCAAGCGAGGACAGCGCCGACAATATCCGCACCGTCATGACCGTCGCGAGACAGGCGCTGCTGACCGGGACGAGCCTGCCGAACGCGACGACGGCCGACTCCGCGTTGCTGGTCATCGCCGGCAAACCCGAGGCGATCCCGCGCAAGGGCGTCGAGAAGGCCCGGAGTTGGCTCGAGGACGAAACCGGCAGCATGCAGGTCCGGGGCGGGGACTTCCCGCTCGAGAGCGATCGCCTCGGTGCACTCGTCCTGCTCGGCGGAGCCGAACGATCCGAGCGACTCGAGCGGTTCATGGAACGGGCTCGCGAGGCGAAGGAAGCCGAGGAACGGGACACCGATCCCGCCGAAGAGCTCACCGACGAGCGCCTCGAGAACCTCTTCTGA
- a CDS encoding coiled-coil protein, which translates to MVDESKNIELTEDDLENKSKGELIKMAGQLRDRRNELNQMASERASKRDDLNAKTREKVDEAQEHREKRDELNEQVQEHKEKRNELNAEANELFDRVEELKSDMELDEGKDLEELEEEIEQLEFKQQTEVLSSEEEQELIEKIESKREEYEERKQKLDQNEDLEELVEEAEEVRSEASQHHQKVTELADKAQEHHNQMIEAYREADEIRDEADEMHEKFVEAQEAADQHHEDFVRVQKRLRELDKKEEEERKSERDKKQEEAKEEAEEIYQKFKEGETLDTEDLMKLQKTGLL; encoded by the coding sequence ATGGTAGACGAATCGAAAAACATCGAACTGACAGAGGACGACCTCGAAAACAAATCGAAAGGCGAGCTCATCAAGATGGCCGGTCAGCTGCGAGACCGGCGCAACGAGCTCAACCAGATGGCCTCCGAGCGCGCATCCAAGCGCGACGACCTGAACGCGAAGACGCGCGAGAAGGTCGACGAGGCCCAGGAGCACCGCGAGAAGCGCGACGAGCTCAACGAACAGGTCCAGGAACACAAGGAAAAGCGCAACGAGCTCAACGCCGAAGCCAACGAGCTCTTCGACCGCGTCGAGGAGCTCAAGTCGGACATGGAGCTCGACGAGGGCAAGGACCTCGAGGAGCTCGAGGAAGAGATCGAGCAACTCGAGTTCAAGCAACAGACCGAGGTCCTCTCGAGCGAGGAAGAGCAGGAACTCATCGAGAAGATCGAGTCCAAGCGCGAGGAGTACGAAGAGCGCAAGCAGAAACTCGACCAGAACGAGGACTTAGAGGAGCTCGTCGAGGAAGCTGAAGAGGTGCGCTCGGAAGCCTCCCAGCACCACCAGAAGGTCACGGAGCTCGCGGACAAGGCCCAGGAACATCACAACCAGATGATCGAGGCCTACCGCGAAGCCGACGAGATCCGTGACGAGGCCGACGAAATGCACGAGAAGTTCGTCGAGGCCCAGGAGGCCGCCGACCAGCACCACGAGGACTTCGTCCGCGTCCAGAAGCGCCTGCGCGAACTGGACAAGAAGGAAGAAGAAGAGCGCAAGTCCGAGCGCGACAAGAAGCAGGAAGAGGCCAAGGAAGAGGCCGAGGAGATCTATCAGAAGTTCAAGGAAGGCGAGACCCTCGACACCGAGGACCTGATGAAGCTCCAGAAGACCGGCCTGCTCTAG
- the sppA gene encoding signal peptide peptidase SppA encodes MVSTEGLGRLAIVLLAVAAFAAIGVALFVVYPTSLTDLFGVLVALAVVGVGVRVGGNIASSLFPGYNVAEVAVEGPITRDGGGSSFPPSPRGTTADEVVEQIERADDDGSVGALLLKLNTPGGEVVPSDDIRLAAERFDGPTIAYATDTCASGGYWIASGCDELWAREGSIVGSIGVIGSRVNASDLAEKVGLSYERFAAGEYKDAGTPLKELEDDEREYLQGIIDDYYETFVERVSDGRDLEEEFVRDTEARIYLGDTAHELGLVDELGTRREIEDELADRLAVEDVTVEEFEPERPLMARVGAGAQQCAYALGAGIAGLADEREFRLRT; translated from the coding sequence ATGGTTAGTACGGAGGGACTCGGACGACTCGCGATCGTACTGCTCGCCGTCGCGGCGTTCGCCGCGATCGGCGTCGCACTGTTCGTCGTCTATCCGACGTCGCTAACGGATCTGTTCGGCGTGCTCGTCGCGCTCGCCGTCGTCGGCGTCGGCGTCAGAGTCGGCGGGAACATCGCGTCGTCGCTGTTTCCCGGCTACAACGTTGCCGAGGTCGCCGTCGAAGGACCGATCACCCGCGACGGCGGCGGCAGCTCGTTCCCGCCGAGTCCGCGGGGGACCACCGCCGACGAGGTCGTCGAGCAGATAGAGCGCGCGGACGACGACGGCAGCGTCGGCGCGCTCCTCCTCAAGTTGAACACGCCCGGCGGCGAGGTCGTCCCGAGCGACGACATCCGCCTCGCCGCGGAGCGGTTCGACGGCCCGACGATCGCCTACGCGACCGACACCTGCGCCAGCGGCGGCTACTGGATCGCCAGCGGCTGCGACGAACTGTGGGCCCGCGAGGGGTCGATCGTCGGCTCGATCGGCGTCATCGGCTCGCGGGTCAACGCCAGCGACCTCGCCGAGAAGGTCGGGCTCTCCTACGAGCGGTTCGCCGCCGGCGAGTACAAGGACGCCGGCACCCCGCTGAAGGAACTCGAGGACGACGAGCGCGAGTACCTGCAGGGGATCATCGACGACTACTACGAGACGTTCGTCGAGCGGGTCAGCGACGGGCGCGACCTCGAGGAGGAGTTCGTCCGCGACACGGAAGCGCGGATCTACCTCGGCGACACCGCCCACGAACTCGGGCTGGTCGACGAACTCGGCACCCGCCGGGAGATCGAGGACGAACTGGCCGACCGGCTCGCGGTCGAAGACGTGACCGTCGAGGAGTTCGAACCCGAGCGACCGCTGATGGCTCGCGTCGGCGCCGGCGCCCAGCAGTGTGCGTACGCCCTCGGGGCCGGAATCGCCGGCCTCGCGGACGAGCGGGAGTTCCGCCTGCGGACCTGA